A region from the Arachis ipaensis cultivar K30076 chromosome B01, Araip1.1, whole genome shotgun sequence genome encodes:
- the LOC107606760 gene encoding uncharacterized protein LOC107606760 — protein MARNFADEQVYNADIFRRRFRMRRHVFLRIVNALSNVYPYFQQRVDATGRRGLSPLQKCTTAIRMLAYGVAADAVDDYVRIGESNTIECLETFVEGVISVFEDEYLRKPNLNDIRRLLQMPEGRGFPDMLGSIDCMHWQWKNCPKAWKGMYMSGYHRVATIVLEVVASSDLWIWHAFFGVSGSNNDINMLDRSPVFDDILNDRTPEVNYTINGNNYTMGYYLADGIYPEWATFVKSILKPQGEKRKLFAQYQEGQRKDVERAFGVLQARFAIIRGPAHFWEKKKLVNIMRACIILHNMIVDDERDTYAENFVQGLEYDDVKNGLLQPQLGEEDFAPYHQFLQRKAKLRNRQQHRQLKEDLIEHIWQFHNACRQL, from the coding sequence atGGCTAGAAATTTTGCAGATGAACAGGTGTATAATGCTGACATTTTTCGACGGAGATTTCGAATGAGAAGACATGTGTTCCTTCGGATAGTAAACGCTCTCTCAAACGTCTATCCATATTTCCAACAGAGGGTTGatgcaactggaagaagaggcttGTCACCACTCCAAAAATGTACCACTGCGATACGGATGTTAGCATATGGTGTAGCAGCTGATGCTGTTGATGATTATGTGCGCATAGGCGAGAGCAATACAATTGAATGCTTGGAAACATTCGTTGAAGGTGTCATTTCGGTGTTCGAGGATGAATACTTGCGAAAACCAAATCTAAATGACATTCGACGCCTGCTACAAATGCCAGAGGGTCGTGGCTTTCCTGACATGTTGGGTAGCATTGACTGCATGCATTGGCAATGGAAAAATTGTCCAAAGGCGTGGAAAGGTATGTACATGAGTGGTTATCATAGGGTTGCAACCATAGTACTTGAGGTTGTAGCATCTTCAGACCTTTGGATATGGCATGCGTTCTTTGGAGTTTCTGGTTCAAATAACGATATCAACATGTTAGATCGTTCTCCAGTGTTCGATGATATTCTAAATGACCGTACTCCGGAGGTAAATTATACTATTAATGGTAATAATTATACTATGGGATACTATTTAGCAGACGGTATTTATCCTGAATGGGCCACATTTGTCAAATCAATCTTAAAGCCACAAGGGGAAAAACGCAAGTTATTTGCACAATACCAAGAAGGGCAAAGAAAAGATGTGGAGCGAGCATTCGGAGTGTTGCAAGCACGCTTTGCAATTATACGTGGTCCAGCTCACTTTTGGGAAAAGAAGAAGCTTGTCAACATAATGAGAGCTTGtattatattgcataatatgATTGTTGATGATGAAAGAGACACTTATGCAGAAAATTTTGTTCAAGGCTTAGAGTATGATGATGTCAAAAATGGCTTATTACAACCTCAGCTGGGAGAAGAAGATTTTGCACCATACCATCAATTTCTCCAGAGAAAGGCCAAACTTCGAAATAGGCAGCAGCATAGACAATTGAAAGAGGACTTGATTGAACACATATGGCAATTTCACAATGCTTGTCGTCAACTATAG
- the LOC107630193 gene encoding putative lipid-binding protein AIR1 — translation MASKTPSSIALFLIVNILFFSLVSACGTCPGPNPKPKHHKGSPGQGPSRGSGGSGGSTPSGGSTPSGGGSTPSGGTTPSGGSTPSGSASCPRDALKLGVCANVLNGLLNVTLGQPPVTPCCTLLNGLVDLEAAVCLCTALRANILGINLNLPISLSLLLNVCSRQAPRGFQCN, via the coding sequence ATGGCTTCCAAAACACCTTCTTCCATTGCTCTTTTCCTCATTGTCAATATCCTCTTCTTTTCACTCGTCTCCGCCTGCGGGACTTGTCCTGGTCCTAACCCGAAGCCGAAGCATCATAAGGGCAGTCCAGGACAAGGCCCTTCACGCGGTTCCGGTGGTTCTGGTGGCTCGACGCCTTCTGGTGGATCCACTCCATCAGGCGGTGGTTCCACTCCCTCAGGTGGAACTACTCCTTCTGGTGGATCCACCCCATCAGGCAGTGCGTCATGTCCACGTGACGCACTCAAACTCGGCGTCTGTGCAAATGTACTCAACGGTTTATTGAATGTGACTCTGGGTCAGCCGCCAGTGACCCCTTGCTGTACTCTTCTCAATGGTCTCGTCGATCTCGAAGCCGCCGTGTGTCTCTGCACCGCGCTTAGAGCAAACATTCTCGGCATCAACCTCAATCTCCCCATCTCCCTTAGCTTGCTCCTCAATGTCTGCTCAAGGCAAGCTCCACGTGGCTTCCAATGTAACTAA